In the Budorcas taxicolor isolate Tak-1 chromosome 1, Takin1.1, whole genome shotgun sequence genome, atgtatttcattatttataatgCTGAGATTAATGATTGAATGAGAGTTTGATTCCCCCAttgtgaattttatcttttttcagtCCTTACAAGTAAGAAGTAATCTTTGTTGTATTACTTTGGTACCATACAATGTCTGATTCTCTGCCAATCTTTTGTTTGATGATTAAAACACTGATTGATAATCATTGCCTTAATCAGTAATTTCATGAAATATTGCAACataataattttcttattctGTCACTCTACCTACATTCATAATTGTCATTTTTCTATAAAGAAGAGCTTTTCCTTTTTACTTGAAGCTATCTGCCTCTCCTGAACCATAGATCACTCTTTGAAAGCAAAACAACAATAATCAAAATTTACTTGTCTTCCCCCCAATAGTTTTTAAGGAAAGGGTTGATGTTATAGCTGCCTCCTTGAAATTGAAATCGCTGGCATTCAGTTGCAGGTATTTTGTAATTACCACTATGGTGTTGTGTTTAAGTTTATGGATTAAACAAAAGTTGGGTTTGTGAGAGTTTTGAGCTTCCAGACaggtttctatttttgtttgtgtttttcaagttatgtttttgttattaaaaaatatatattatattgcatatatattgtattatatattgtatatatatattatatatatatatgaaaataatactgTGTTCAGACTGGGGCCTGTGTTAAATTGAATTTCAAATTTTAGAGACAGCTTATGTAACCTAATATGATcagttttttaattaatgttttcatgTGGTCTTGAAAAGAATATTcctattctttttaattgaatgaaaagTCCTAAATCAAGACTATTAGTAATATTAATAATGTTATTTGAAACACTCATATCCCTATTTTTTGTCTGCTTGATCTGTTAGCCATTTAGAGACATTTGTTAAAAATCTATTAGGATTATAGATTTTTCCATTTGTACTCACACTTTTCaggatttatttatatattttgagcctatgtttctatttttatgtaGCTTCATGATTGTTAAATTATCTTTTTGGATGGTTCCTTTTACTAGCAACAAAATCTCCTTGTCTCTTTtctcaattaattaatttatttttaaaatctggtttTGGCTctgctttgttgctgtgtgcggttttctgtagctgtggtgagtgggcgACGctccagttgcagtgtgcaggcttctcagtgtgggggcttctcttgtaaagcacaggctctaggcttgagggcttcagtagttgcagtacatgggctcagtagttgtggctcccatgctttgggagcacagactcagcagtggctcACAAGTTTAGTTACTCtgtggcttgtggggtcttctggaccaggggtggaactcatgtcccctgccttggcaggcagattctctaccactgagccaccagggaagcctgccttgtCCCTTTTAAATGCTGCTCATTTAAAATACATGATGTTGGTAAATAACTACAGCAGATTTCTGATGgtcattttcctgatttttaaaaaatttcctaatttttaaatttttgtgttgttttgttttagtaagtGTCTTATAAGCAGTATACAGCAGAATTTTAAGCCAATCTGAGAGTCTCTGTTTTTCAGTAAGTGAGTTTACATTTGTATTTACTCTGATGATACATTTGAATTTAGTTTTGGTATTTTTTCTTATgcttttctatttgccatgcattTTCTccgcttttttcccccctcttctgTCCTCTGTTGAACTATTAgcttgctttgtttcttttatttcttaatctGTGTGGAAATGTATATGTTCCATATCTGTTCTTTCAGTGGTCACTCTGAAGGTTAATATGCACTAAGTGAAACTTTCTTTACAGCAATCATGTCATTTTTAGATAGTATTTTGGATTCACTTGTTAATCACACCTAAAAGTACTTTTTGTGCTCTCTCTTTTACTCTGTGTATTTGTTAGTTTTCATTATCTTTCAATAATCtccttatttacttttgtttcttgcattcctttccttcctcctgagttcatttttctttatactaAAATACATTCCCTTGATACTTCTTTTAGCTAGAGTTTGTGTACTTTATAAGTCCTGATCTGTTTCAGAATGTTGTTATTTCATCTTAATTTCACCTGAACTCTCTAACATTCACCTGTAAATTATGTACAATAAAGCCAGTTGGCCCACAGTATAGGGTTATTGGGGGTAACTAATAATATTTGTTGAAACACTTTATAAactgttttatatgtatatataatgctaTTATTATTAGCTAATATacctcctgaaagtgaaagtgttagtcgctcagttgtgtccaattttttgagactttgtggactgtagcccaccaggctcctctgtccatggaattctccaggcaaagtactggagtggttgccattctcttctccaggggatcttcccaactcagggactgaacccaagtctctggcattgcaggtgaattctttaccatctgagttaccagggaagcccaatatatatccTATTAGAGTTATATTAGAATTACTGTGTtttgaatagattttaaaaagcatcacttaCTGTATTGAGATCATATTTACTAAGATAAAAGAGAATAATACCTACTAGAAATACCATGAATTGTACTTGCTCACACCTTGGGAGAAGAGCAGCTGGGATAAGATGAAATTAGGGGTCctaactagagccagacatcctggaatgtgaagtcaagtgggccttagaaagcatcactacgaacaaagctagtggaggtgatggaattccagtggagctctttcaaatcctgaaagatgatgctgtgaaagtgctgccctcaatatgccagcaaatttggaaaactcagcagtggccacaggactggaaaaggtcagttttcattccaatcccaaagaaaggcaatgccaaagaatgctcaaactactgcacaattgcactcacctcacacactggtaaagtaatgctcaaaattctccaagccaggctttagcaatacgtgaaccgtgaacttcctgatgttcgagctggttttagaaaaggcagaggaaccagagatcaaattgccaacatccactggatcatggaagaagcaagagagttccagaaaaacatctatttctgctttattgactatgccaaagcctttgactgtgtggatcacaatcaactgtggaaaattctgaaagagaagggaataccagaccacctgacctgcctcttgagaaacctatatgcaggtcaggaagcaacaatcagaactggacatggaacaacagactggttccaaataggaaaaggagtacgtcaaggctgtatattgtcaccctgcttatttaacttctatgcagaataatgcatcatgagaaatgctgggctggaggaagcacaagctggaatcaggattgccaggagaaatatcaataacctcagatatgcagatgacaccacccttatgatagaaggtgaagagaaactaagaagtctcttgatgaaagtgaaagtggagagtgaaaaagttggcttaaagctcaacattcagaaaacgaagatcatggcatctggtcccatcccttcatgggaaatagatggggaaacagtggaaacagtgtcagacttattttggggggctccaaaatcactgcagatggtgactgcagccatgaaattaaaagacacttactccttgaaagaaaagttatgaccaacctagatagtatattcaaaagccgggacattactttgccgactaaggtccgtctagtcaaggctatggtttttcctgtggtcatgtatggatgtgagagttggactgtgaagaaagctgagtgctgaagaattgatgcttttgaactgtggtgttggagaagactcttgagagtcccttggactgcaaggagatccaaccagtccattctgaaggagatcagccctgggatttctgtggagggaatgatgctgaagctgaaactccagtagtttggccacctcatgcgaagagctgactcattgggaaagactctgatgctgggaggggttgggggcaggaggagaagggacaacagaggatgagatggctggatcgtatcactgactcaacggatgtgagtctgagtgaactctgggagttggtgatggacagggagtcctggcgtgctgcgattcatggggtcgcaaagagtcagacgctactgagcaactgaactgaactaactgaactgccAACTTAGTGTTACTATCATTCAGTAAAACCTTGAGACATGCAAGCATGAAGTGcaatttttttactttgtttttatatatttacaaagaCAATGCACAAATAGTGTAAAATTCAAATgataagaaaagaagaggaaagaaagaaatctttccaGAAATCCCACAGAATTAAAACTGTTGACATATTGAAACACATCCTTCTAGAACACATCTTCCTCTGCATGTGTAGCTATATGGATTTATAGAGACTTGCCTTTTCATCTTTCAAAAGGAATCATACTTTATTTGCAGTTTTGCTACTGCATTTCTCACTTAGTGGTTATCAAGGGAATATAAATGAACATCATTGTATATAGCACTGAATAAATGTATAGGGTCGAGAAGatttggaagagggcatggcaacccatgccagtattcttacctggagaatctcatggacagaggagcttggcaggctacagtccatagagtcacaaagagttggacacaagcaACATAGCATGCACATACTATTGTATGGATGtgtcataattttatttaatcaattCCGTATTGTGaggctttaaaattatttttattttataaagtatacACAGTTGcctgaaaatgtctttaagaTAAATTGCTTGCAGTGGTATTAGTCAAAGAGCGTGCACATTCACgttttttatacatatttaatttttctctccaGAAAGTGTCCAAGAATGCCTCTTTTCCTCACATAAACTGAGTattgtcattttttccctttacgTTTCCAGTTTTAGATTTTTATCAATATCTCTGCTTATTATCATTTGAGTATCTTACTGAGTGAGTTTGAGtatcttttcttgttttattgatcttttgtaattattttgaaaattttcctttggccatttattgtctttttgcatttatcCATTGCTTATTAAACTATGTGGACCTTTTTCTTATTTGGcttatgaattatttattataaataccctgtttttttttttaatctttcaactttgtgctttttattatgttactgttttttggtttttttggctttCAACCTTGTTCAAGaattttttgacatttttatttgatCAAAATTTCCTTTATGAGTTCTGGGTTGTTTCCTTACGTGGGATAACTGAAAGTTCTTACCCACTTCAAAAGTATTAGAATGTTcactcatattttcttttaatgctcTTGCCAGTTTATTTCTCTCCCATTTAGAATCTTTAACTCATTTGGAGTGGTTTTGTTataaggagatatatatatatcagtaccTTCCTGTTTTTCACATTCCGTTCTGCGTTTTAAACTTGACTGAGGAAAATCAAGGTACATTGAGCATCCTGAATCGTGGCAGGAAGTGAGATATGCGGCATAGTTTTCAGTTTACTAATGTGTCTTGGGTATTTGTGAGCAGAATCGGAGGTTCAAAGGGGGAAAGAGTGGATTGGGAAGAAGTTAACAGTCTCATGTCTGGGTTACCTTATATGTACGTGTGAAAAAGGATTAAAGAGAGGATACAAGCAAAGTGTCTTTTAGCAGTTTAGTGTATTTTAGCAGTTTCACTGCTTTTAGTGACCCTGAGTTCTTTATCAGGGCAAGTGGAACTGGGGTGGGATGACATGAGACACCAGCTGACGTGAGGACTTAGAGGCTTTGCATCTTGAATACCAAGTGGCCTTCATGATGAATCCATGagttttctgagttctgtgaactGGTAGGGTTTTCTTTAACTACTTTTTCAGCATATGTTTCACTTTAGAAAGAAATTACAATAGGGAAGGGGGTTCCCTTTCCATCTCTGACCTCTGATCCCCTGACCCATAAGTAAATGCTTGTTACGCTTCTTGTATATCTTACAGAAATTCCAAGCATTATTTTGACTGCTACTTGCTATCAAATGCTCAGTTATTGAAATTGAAGGTCTTTCactcagaagagaaaaatcaagaaagaagGTAAGAAATAGAAATCTGTTTATGGCTTTGAAACATACATTTCTTCAAGTTAAGAAGAATTCATCAAGATAATTTGTTTAGAACAATCCCTTTcaacaataaaaatcaatttaatgaACATAAACAGGAAGAAACAGATGCCAAGGGTGGAATATGGCTCATGGTGACAGCCTCTGTTTGTTGTGTACCTGACACTAGCCAGATGCTTTGCACACACTGTCACTAATTCACACCGTATTGACATCTTCAGtgcagagatgaagaaactggggctTCTAGAGAGAAATAACATGCCCCAAGCTTGCCCTGGTTGGTAAAGAATAGAGCTGGGTTTGGACTCTAGTCTTTACCTTTGGAGCCACCTGTGTTGTGGGTAACCTGAGGTCTGTTCCAGCCAGTCCTGAAAGACCTTCCCCCCACTTTTGGATTGaccattccttttcttttttctgctattTTGTTCATAGGCCCATAAGGAATAGATGTAATAACACAGACACAATTTCACATTTGTGAACTATGGCTTGTAGAATGCATATAGGATaacttttataataatatttgctGTTTTGAATTTTTCCCATTATTGAAGAGCATCTGGGCCTCCATTACTGTGTATGCATTACTCAGGATCCTTCTATTTGTCTGTAATTTGTTATAATGTGTTGATTCATTAGAATGAGATGTAAAATTGCCGTTTGATAACTGTTGTGATTAATGTACAGGCATCAGTGGCTGAGATTAGATGGTGCTCGCCCCCTAGGGTTATGCTGTGTCTAGTGGGCAGGTGAGGGAAAAGAGCAAGAAGATATTAATTTCTTCCATAATTCTCATTCACGGTCTGTTCTGTTTCAGGTTTCTCTGGGAACTGGCTGGGTAAGACTATtaatggggagaaggaaggatgggGGTGGGATGGGCAGACCTATattttatccttcagttcagttcagtcgctcagtcttgtacgactctgcgaccccatgaatcgcagcacgccaggcctcctgtccatcaccaactcctgcagttcactcagactcaacgtccatcgagtcagtgatgccatccagccatctcatcctctatcgtccccttctcctcctgcccccaatccctcccagcatcagagtcttttccaatgagtcaactcttcacatgaggtggccaaagtactggagtttcagcttcagcatcattccttccaaagaaatcccagggctgatctccttcagcatggactggttggatctccttgaagtcccagggactctcaagagtcttctccaacaccacagttcaaaagcatcaattcttcggcgctcagccttctttacagtccaactctcacatccatacatgaccacaggaaaaaccatagccttgactagacggaccttagtcggcaaagtaatgtcccggcttttgaatatactatctaggttggtcataacttttcttccaaggagtaagtgtcttttaatttcatggctgcagtcaccatctgcagtgattttggagcccctaaaaataaagtctgacactgtttccactgtttccccatctatttcccatgaagtgatgggaccggatgccatgatcttcgttttctgaatgttgagctttaaacagAAATGTCATATCAAACAAGTCATTGTTCATTGCACTTCTACTGTAGGTCTGTCTCTGTCttgtactttgttgttgttcagtagttaagtcatatctgattctttgctcatatggactgcagcacaccaggctcctttctcttccttcattatcttccagactttgctcaaattcatgtccattgagtcggtgatgctatctaaccatctcatcctctgctgccctctttcctttgccttcaaattttctcagcatcagggtcttttccaatgagtcagctcttcacatcaggtggcccaagtattggagcttcagcttcagcatcagtccttccaatgaatattcagggttgatttcctttgagattgattggcctgatctccttgcagtccagggaactctgaagagtcttctccagcccccataatttgaaagcatcaattcttcagcactcagctttttttatgggcCAAATcttatatccgtacatgactgctggaaaaaccatagctttgactatacagacctttgttggcaaagtagtgtctctactttttaatatggtgtctaggtttgttctagttttccctccaaggagcaagcgttttttaatttcatggctgcagtcaccatccacagtgattttggaccccaagaaaataaaatctgtcactgcttctgctttttccccttctatttactgtgaagtgatgggaccagttgccatgatcttagttttttttcatgttgagttttaagcaactgTTTTGATGCTtgtcaaaagaaaaacattctttgCCAATAAGGTCATAGGATATAAGTGGAAAGGCAAGACACATAAACAACATGAAACCAAACTAGAGAGTTTGCCGAAGCATTCCACTGTACTGTgtgacttaaaatataaaaaacattagAGATAGGAAAGATATTGGCCATAAGTAGTCAGGGCAGCTAAGATATGGCCAGATGGAAAGGAGGAGTCTTGAGATCCTGtcatttttatatgtattaagAGACTGAAGaggggcttccccgatagctcagttgataaagaatccgcctgcaatgcaggagatccggtttgattcctgggtcaggaagatcctctggagaagggataggctgcccactccagtattcttgggcttcccttgtggctcagctggtaaagaatctggctgcaatgctagaaacctgggttcaatccctgggttgggaagatcccctggagaagggaaaggctacccactccagtattctggcctggagaactccatgggctgtatagtccgtagagtcgcaaagagtcggacacgactgagcaacttgctcTTTCAAGAGACAGAAGAACTGTGTCCAAAGACCTAAGATAAACCCAAGGGTAGAGCCCTTGGTAAACCAGTCTTTCTAAGTAATGACCTTAATGTATGCCCTCCACAGCAAATTCTGGGTTCCCAGGAGCCCTTCCCCCAGATAATTGCAGGTGAAAGGTCATCATCAAGAAGCTTCCTCAGCCTGCCCTTGGTGTTAGTTGATCTATCTTAGTCTAAAGTCCCTTGGCACTTGACGTAAACAGTTTGTACTACATTATTGTGACATGTTGTCTTGGAATCTGTTCtcccattccttcttcctttggCCTCCTTCGTGCCTGGTGCAGTCTGTGGATGCAGAAGGCCTAATAACAGTGCATGAATGCCTTTGGACTGAGGCCCATGATCttggcaccaggaaagccctgtgggGTCCCGAATTGTAAACCAACTTCATCCTTGAGATCCAAAACAGAGCTGAGCTTGAGACTGTGAATGCACCATGTCTCCTAGCTCTGTTTTCTTGTCTCAGATGGAATTTCTGTATTAAAGCAAGAGTTCTAGGAGATTCCATGCCATCCTATGCAGGATTTCTGAACAGACTAGAATGAGAAACACATGAAAACTCATACTACAGACAGACCTTGAAGCACTTGCTGTCCAGACTGATCATTGAGTTCAGCAACTGAGTTAGAAAGGGGCTGGGGTGGTATTTGAGGCAACAAAAAGCTATTTTATAGTCTTGTGCATTAAAAAACTCCAGAGATGGCTATTCTGTTTATGTTTAGAAAACCCGCCTTTCAGGGGAAGTATCTCCACTTTTATCTCATCCCATATCAAGCAGGTCACCAAGAACAATTGTAGCCCTTTTCTTACTCTAGATTTGCTAGAATCACATCAGATCCCACAGCTGAGAAAGACCCTTGGTCTATTGGGACATGTCACTGACAATATCTCTTCACATTAATGGTTTTGTTGCTGATAATATTTCTTTGCAGTAATGATTTTATCCTGGATATCCAGAGGGACAGAAAGAGATGAGTAATGGGGGAGTGGAGTTACAAAATAAAtctacagtaaaaataaaacaaattacttCTCTACCAttatgaaaaagaagtaaagaattATTTCAACAGTTATTTATGTCAAGCAGGAAGTAttaattttccccaaataatTAAGAATATGTTTTTAACATTGGTCTTGATATAAAATGCTGACATATACTTTTGGTTGTGGGTATCCATTTGCTTATAGTTAAATGAAGTTAAGTAGACTCAGGTCAGGGTATTTGATTTTGCTTTGATATATTTGTTTtcccagttctttttcttttaaggaggtGATCAGGTATCATTTGGAAATGTGTTTCGGGTGATGGCATACTAAGCAGGTCTTTGATAAATCTTCCAGAACCCGAGGCTTGCATGCTTCTGAGCTGCTGTGAATGGCCCCGGCACTCCTGACCACCCTTCCAGCTAGGATGTCACTCAGATCCCTGAAATGGAGCCTTCTGCTGCTCTCGCTGCTGAGTTTCCTGGTGATGTGGTACCTCAGTCTGCCGCACTACAATGTGATAGAACGTGTGAACTGGATGTACTTCTATGAGTATGAGCCCATTTACAGACAAGACTTCCGCTTCACACTTCGAGAGCATTCAAATTGCTCTCATCAAAACCCATTTCTTGTCATCCTGGTGACCTCACACCCCTCAGATGTGAAAGCCAGGCAGGCCATTAGAGTTACCTGGGGTGAAAAGAAGTCTTGGTGGGGATATGAAGttcttacatttttcttattaGGCCAACAGGctgaaaaggaagacaaaatgTTAGCATTATCCTTAGAGGATGAACACCTCCTTTATGGGGACATAATACGACAGGATTTTTTAGATACCTACAATAATCTGACCTTGAAAACCATTATGGCATTTAGGTGGGTAACTGAGTTTTGCCCCAACGCCAGGTATATCATGAAGACAGACACTGATGTTTTCGTCAATACTGGCAATTTAGTGaagtatcttttaaatttaaaccaCTCAGAGAAGTTTTTCACAGGTTATCCTCTAATTGATAATTATTCTTATAGAGGATTTTACCAAAAAACCCATATTTCATACCAGGAATATCCCTTCAAGGTGTTCCCACCTTACTGCAGTGGGTTGGGTTATATAATGTCCAGAGATTTGGTGCCGAGAATCTATGAAATGATGAGTCACGTAAAACCCATCAAGTTTGAAGATGTATATGTTGGGATCTGTTTGAATTTACTAAAAGTGGACATTCATATTCCAGAAGACACCaaccttttctttttatataggATCCATTTGGATGTCTGTCAGCTCAGACGTGTGATTGCAGcccatggcttttcttccaaggaaatcaTCACATTTTGGCAGGTTATGCTAAGGAACACCACATGTCATTATTAATTTGACATTCTGCCCAAAGCCTAGAGAAGGGAGGATACTTTATGGAAAGTGTTATTGTTAGACTATGAAATCGCCAATGAAAAACCCATGAGAAGGTCACTGTGTGGCTCAAAGCTGAAGCTCGTATAGAGCCTATAGACTGGAGACTGGAGGGTTACACTTGGCCTGTGGTTTATTATGACAACAATCAAGTCAAGCCTTTTAAAGGTGATATTCAGAGGAATTAAAATCTTATAGGAatgggagggtttttttttaataaaactaataGGACCAAACAGTTTGAACATGTCATTCTGTAGTCTAGAGCTTCTTAAATGGGTTTCATTGAATTATAAGCTCATTTGTCCATAACAACAAAACAGTGTGGAGCATTATTCATTGAGGCATCTAGTCAGTTCAGGGTTTTGTGTATATATTACATGGATTACTAGTTTCTTTAAATATACAGTTCTGtgtaaaagaaactgaagttattTCTGAACAAAGTTTAACCTGGTTTTGGTCATTTGGAAGATATTTCAAGATGTTGCAGTATTAAAgagttattaattattatttaataatacttAGAGTTTTACACTTTATGGATGTTTGAATGTTTTGGTTGTTTCAATACTGCATAAACAGAATAAACTTTTTTTCCAGTTACTTCAGTGACGAATTTATGATGAATAGCTCCATTAATGTGTAGTCATTATTGTATATCAATAATCTCTTGGACTTTGATAAATATTTCATCATGGTAATATAGAGAAGAATTAAAGCAAGAAGATCAAAATTActgtcttgtttttaaaaacataatcccTGGTATTTTTAGATGTCACttcatttgtctcatttttctGCCTGGAAATTTGGAGTAATATAGAATGCCAGGTAGCATGTTTCCTTTTAGAAAGGACTCTGAAGCCCAAAAAGAACGAACGAACATGATGGCCAGAATATCATGGAAAGCAGTATCGTATTTCAGTGCTTGAGTTGGAAAGAGAAGACTAATATTTGAGTTGCAGTTAACTGTTCCATGTTTTTTTCATTAACAATCAGTttgagaataaaaaagaataaagaaaaaaagcactgtTGCTATTGTTACTAGTTTCACATCAAGAGGAAAGCCCTACTACATGGTCTAAAATCAAGTCTAATTTCCATGTTGTAGAGAAATGCATTGTTTCATAGGAGTGGTGACGTAGGTCACCTTTGACCTACTAGTTGGTCCAAGAATAGCACTCCTTGCCCCCATATTCTTGGGGCTGCACAGTTTCCCATTATGCCTGATATGGGACAAGTAACTCTCTGGATTACATGATGGCAAAAGATCAAATCTGTTGGGAGAAAATATGAACTTTAAAGTATATAGTCAGCTCTTAGAACACTCATACATTTGTAATTTTCCTGTAAAAAAGCTTAATTTGAATTAGAAGTGTTATAACGTGTGATTCCTTATAACAAGGCTGTTTCCATTTCCCTCATCTCAGACCTGATCCAATCacaataaaaatcataaaataaatattctgtggAAT is a window encoding:
- the B3GALNT1 gene encoding LOW QUALITY PROTEIN: UDP-GalNAc:beta-1,3-N-acetylgalactosaminyltransferase 1 (The sequence of the model RefSeq protein was modified relative to this genomic sequence to represent the inferred CDS: deleted 1 base in 1 codon), which encodes MAPALLTTLPARMSLRSLKWSLLLLSLLSFLVMWYLSLPHYNVIERVNWMYFYEYEPIYRQDFRFTLREHSNCSHQNPFLVILVTSHPSDVKARQAIRVTWGEKKSWWGYEVLTFFLLGQQAEKEDKMLALSLEDEHLLYGDIIRQDFLDTYNNLTLKTIMAFRWVTEFCPNARYIMKTDTDVFVNTGNLVKYLLNLNHQRSFSQVIL